Genomic window (Acidobacteriota bacterium):
CTATCTTACATGGAATATACTGTAAGTTTTGGGGCTAGTCAAGAGGGAACTTGATATTGCAAGAATGATTTGTGAGGTGACCCCGGGCGTTCCGCGAGCGGATAGCCCGATCAGTGCGGGGTTAGATCATGCCAACTTTTTCCCTTGCGAAAGTGCTGTGCCGAGGCCGTTCGAACGGAAGGCCGCGGGGTGCCTGAAAATGCGGCTTGATGCCGGGGCGGAATCCTGATAGCATGAGGCCAGCCGCCTGAAACCCGAATCGGCAAGGGGTTGCCATGCGCTTGAAAAATATCCTCCTTCTCGCGATCCTCACGAACACCCTGCCCGCCCCGGCCCCCGGCCAGGCCGCGGACACCGAGCAGCGGCGGGCGAGCATCTGCAAACCCTCCGTCGTCCGCATCATCGACGGCGTCAGCGCCAACTTCACCTTCACCTGGGAAGCGAAAGGGATCCAGAAGCAGTACCCCGTCTCCACCATCGCCTCCGGGTCCGGTTTCTTCGTCAACCCTTCGGGTTTCATCGCCACCAACGCCCACGTCGTGGAAATCACGAAAGAATTCACCATGGGGAACCGGGAGAAGGCGCTCGAGCCCCTCATCAACCAGTACGTCCAGTCGGTCTGCCGGGACCTGTCCATCAACCCCGCCTCCATCAACGACGCGATCCGCCGCGAAATCCTGAGCATGACCACCGTCAACGGCGAACCGCAGAACATCCACCTGGTCCTCATGCCCGACAAGCGGCACCTCCCCTTCGCGGTCCGGTCCTTCGGGGCCCCGGTGGGGGAAGGCAAGGACATCGCCGTCATCAAGATCGACGTGCAGAACGCCCCCGTTCTCAAGCTGGGGGACTTCGAGAAGGTCCAGCTTCAGGACCACATCACCGTCATCGGCTTTCCGGCTGCGGCGGACACCGACGTCCTGGACTCCGCCTCCATCCTGGAGCCGTCCATCACCGACGGGAAGGTCTCCGCCCGGAAAACCCTCGAGGACGGCTGCCCGGTGCTGCAGATCAGCGCCCCCACCACCCACGGCAACTCCGGCGGCCCGGTCCTCAACGACCGCGGGGAGGTCATCGGGATGCTCACCTTCCGGGGGGACACCGTCGGGGGGCAGGAAGTCAGCGGGTTCTCCTTCATCTTCCCCTCCACCGCCATCATGGACTTCATCCACCAGGCGGGGACCACCAACACGGACAGCCCCTCCACCGCCGCCTTCACCGAGGCGCTGAACTTCTACTGGAACGAGAATTTCTCCGCGGCGAAGACCAAGTTCGAGGAGGTCCTGCGGCTCTACCCCCAGCACCTGGATGCCGGCCGCTTCGTGGAGGAGTGCCGGAGGGCCATCGGCGCCGGCCGCGACAAGCCCATCGCCGGGGCGCCGTCCGGAGGGGCTTCCACGGCCGAAACCGCCTCATCGACGGACGCGAAGAACATCTGGCTCTGGGTGGGGATCGGCGGCGGCGGCCTCGTCCTCGTCCTGACGGTGGTCATCCTGATCGTCGTGGGAAGAAAGAAGAAAGTCCCTCCCGAGGCGCCCTACGGCGGCTACGAGGCCTACGAGCAACCCCCGGAGGCCTACCCGCCCTACGGCGAGGCCCCCTACGGGAGCGCCCCGCCGGCTTACCCCGACCCCGGTTACGGCGCGTCCCCCCCGCCGCCGTATCCCCCGGCAGGCCCCTACGGCGAAGCCCCCTACCCGCAGGGGTACGGCCCGGTGGAACCGCAACCCCCCGTCCCGCCCCCGCCGCCCCCTGGTATGGGTTACCCCGGGCAGGCGGCCCCCGACAGTTTCGGGAAGACCATCGTGGTCCCCCCGGCCTTCGCCAGCCCCGGTGAAATCGTCTTCACCTCCGGCCCGCTGCGGGACCAGCGCTTCGCCCTCTCCCTCGCCGGGGTGTACATCGGCCGGGACGCCAACTCCGCCCAGGTCGTCATCCCCGACGGGCGGGTCTCCAAGCGGCATTTGTGGGTGGGGATCCGCGACGGCCAGCCGATCCTGCAGGACATGGGGTCCACCAACGGGACCTTTGTCAACGCGCTGGGGACACCTCGGGTTTCCGAAACCGTCCTGCAGAACGGCGACACGGTCATCATCTCCGAGGCCGACGTCGCCCGGTTCATCTACCGCAAGTGAGCCGGGGGCGCCGCTTCCCGATGCGGCTCCGGAACGGGCGTTACGGTGTCCGCCGGCCCTCCGGGCAAAGGCTACCGCAGGAAATCCCCATCGACGATGAGCAGCGTGGCCCCCGGCTCGGAGTGCGAGCGGTGCGAACTCAGGCCGTCGGAGACCACGCAGGTCGTCCCGGCGCTCAACTGTGTTTTCCCGCTGCGGCCCATTTCCCGGAAGCGTCCGTCTTTCGCCCCGGAGCGGTTCACTGTTTTTCCGTGTCTCCGAAGCGGTTGAAGGCGATCAGCGCGACAGCAACCAGGAACAGGGCGGCGGCTTGGCGCAGGATATCCTCACCGGTCTTCCACTGAACGAAGTGCTCGATGAAAAAGACGACCATCAGCAGGATGAGAACGCCGCTGAGACGGCTTTTCAATTCGTGGAAATCCCTGATGGTGAGCGCGGCGGGAAGGCCAAGGCCGCCGATGAAGAGGTCGTAGAGCCCGAAACCGAAGAGCAGGAGGGTCGAGGCGATCAGAAAGGAGTCCAGAACCTCGATGGCGGACACCGCGGTGAACCGGTCGAAATCCACCAGGAGGACCTGGACGAGCTTGACGGTTCGTATCGAGCCCCAGACGAAAGTGGAGATCGAGGCCACGAAGATGAAAAGCGTCCCGACGACGGCAACGAAACGGAATTCTCTGATCGGGTTTTTCATCGTTCGAAACGGGTCAGGGGGTTGAAATCGCTTCGTCTTCCCGGGGAATTTCGCTTTCGTTGCGGCGGGGCCCCTGGTTCTTGGCGGCCTGGCGCATGTTGATGTTGCCTTCGAAGGAGGCGCCCTCGTTCACCACGAAACTGACGCAGGTGATGTTGCCCTCCACCTTGGCCGTGGGCTTGAGGACGACCTTCTGGTCCGCGGAGATGTTTCCCACGACGCGCCCCAGCACCATCACCGACTCGCCGTGCACGTTCGCCTTCAGAAAGCCCCCGGGGCCGATGGCGACGACACGGCTCGTCTTGATCTCGCCTTCAACAGTCCCGTCGATGGTGAGGTCTTCATCCCCGGTGATGGTCCCGACGAACTTGAGGCCCTTCCCGATGACGGAGCCGCCCGACGGGGACTGCGGGCCCGGGGCGGCGGCCCGCCGCGTTTCCACGGGGGCGACGTTTTCCACCTCCATCATGGGGTAGTTCACCGACTCGTCGCTGCGGTCCTTCTTGAATAGCGCCATGGTTCCCTCTTCTTCTCCCTGCATTGCCGGTGAAGGGCCCGGGGCCCGCGGGTCGTTTCACTTTCCACCGGATCCAGGACCGATATTACACCTTTCACTCAAAAAGTAAATCACGAATCAACGGGGTCGAGGTGAATGAAGGACGCGGGGATGGCCCCCTCCCGGATCACCCGGGGGGGAGTTTCCACCAGGGAGACCAGGGTGGAGGGACGGCGCGGCTCGAGGGCCCCAGCGTCCAGGATGCCCCGGACCCGCCCGCCGAAGCGCCGGATGATCTCTTCCACGGTCTGAAGCGGTTCTTCGCCGCTGATGTTCACGCTGGTGGACACGAGGGGGACACCGGCGTACTCGAGGATTTTCTGGAGGATCGGGTAGCCGGGGTAACGGAGGGCGACCGAGGGCAGCCCGGCGGTCACTTCCGGGGGGAAGACGCCGGGGTCGGGCAACACCAGCGTGAGAGGGCCCGGCCAGAACTTGTCCATCAGGCGGCGGGCGATCGGGGGGACCGGGATGCCGGCCTTCGCGGGAAAGTCGGGGGACGGAACGAGGACGACCATGGGCTTGTCCGCGGGGCGGCATTTGAGCTGCAGAAGGTCCCGGACGGCGTCGGGCCGGTCGGCCCGGCAGTGCAGCCCGTAGATGGTGTCGGTGGGCAGTACGCAGACGCCCCCGTCCACCAGCATGCGGGACACGGCCTTGAGCGTGGAACGGTCGGGGGTTTCAAAATGCACCTTGACAATTCGCGTTTCCATAATACCTTCCGTACAGTGCCCGCCGGGCGGTTTTCCGGGGTGACGATCCGCGTTTTTATCACAGACGGTAGGCATTTGCAAAAAATATCCGGGGCCGTCCGACTTCCGGGTGGACATTGGCCATAGCGTGCATATAATAAATAACCGGAAATTCAACTGAGGAGAGACACCATGACCATCGACCAGATCAGGGAAGTCCTCGGACCGGAAGCCGACCACCTGCTCGGTTTCAACAACCCCAAGATACCTCGGGAGAGCCTTCACCTTCCGGGGCCGGACTGGATCGACCGCATCTTCGGGCCTTCGGACCGCAACATCAACGTGTTGAAAAACCTGGCCTGGATCTTCAACGCCGGGCGCCTCGCGGGGACCGGCTACGTCTCCATCCTCCCCGTCGACCAGGGTGTCGAGCACTCGGGCGGGGCCTCCTTCGCGCCCAACCCGGAGTACTTCGACCCGGA
Coding sequences:
- a CDS encoding polymer-forming cytoskeletal protein, which encodes MALFKKDRSDESVNYPMMEVENVAPVETRRAAAPGPQSPSGGSVIGKGLKFVGTITGDEDLTIDGTVEGEIKTSRVVAIGPGGFLKANVHGESVMVLGRVVGNISADQKVVLKPTAKVEGNITCVSFVVNEGASFEGNINMRQAAKNQGPRRNESEIPREDEAISTP
- a CDS encoding threonylcarbamoyl-AMP synthase yields the protein METRIVKVHFETPDRSTLKAVSRMLVDGGVCVLPTDTIYGLHCRADRPDAVRDLLQLKCRPADKPMVVLVPSPDFPAKAGIPVPPIARRLMDKFWPGPLTLVLPDPGVFPPEVTAGLPSVALRYPGYPILQKILEYAGVPLVSTSVNISGEEPLQTVEEIIRRFGGRVRGILDAGALEPRRPSTLVSLVETPPRVIREGAIPASFIHLDPVDS
- a CDS encoding trypsin-like peptidase domain-containing protein, which produces MRLKNILLLAILTNTLPAPAPGQAADTEQRRASICKPSVVRIIDGVSANFTFTWEAKGIQKQYPVSTIASGSGFFVNPSGFIATNAHVVEITKEFTMGNREKALEPLINQYVQSVCRDLSINPASINDAIRREILSMTTVNGEPQNIHLVLMPDKRHLPFAVRSFGAPVGEGKDIAVIKIDVQNAPVLKLGDFEKVQLQDHITVIGFPAAADTDVLDSASILEPSITDGKVSARKTLEDGCPVLQISAPTTHGNSGGPVLNDRGEVIGMLTFRGDTVGGQEVSGFSFIFPSTAIMDFIHQAGTTNTDSPSTAAFTEALNFYWNENFSAAKTKFEEVLRLYPQHLDAGRFVEECRRAIGAGRDKPIAGAPSGGASTAETASSTDAKNIWLWVGIGGGGLVLVLTVVILIVVGRKKKVPPEAPYGGYEAYEQPPEAYPPYGEAPYGSAPPAYPDPGYGASPPPPYPPAGPYGEAPYPQGYGPVEPQPPVPPPPPPGMGYPGQAAPDSFGKTIVVPPAFASPGEIVFTSGPLRDQRFALSLAGVYIGRDANSAQVVIPDGRVSKRHLWVGIRDGQPILQDMGSTNGTFVNALGTPRVSETVLQNGDTVIISEADVARFIYRK
- a CDS encoding YqhA family protein; this encodes MKNPIREFRFVAVVGTLFIFVASISTFVWGSIRTVKLVQVLLVDFDRFTAVSAIEVLDSFLIASTLLLFGFGLYDLFIGGLGLPAALTIRDFHELKSRLSGVLILLMVVFFIEHFVQWKTGEDILRQAAALFLVAVALIAFNRFGDTEKQ